The Montipora capricornis isolate CH-2021 unplaced genomic scaffold, ASM3666992v2 scaffold_440, whole genome shotgun sequence genome has a segment encoding these proteins:
- the LOC138035963 gene encoding uncharacterized protein codes for MNPFTLQGKAIPSSVRENTIKSWLEGEGPSQIGKELRLRKQTIVNIVDNFVRRGNAEAERGGNKTRLARTDDVNIYVEYCKKSKPSIYSNEIQSKLVENKVCLPENVPSRSSISRSLIQDLGYSFKKDSVIPQESLAPEIENRLIQYLTVCSAIDPRTMHFFDECSVVKTTGNRSFGHSRIGHRALEVQRYASNATFTVNLLHNMYGVGHVNLLPGPSNGLELLHFFAEALQEEDIFGNPLLKVGDTVILDNCGFHHARHVEPVLRNMLAARGIALIYQPPYHPQYNTCEHCFRVLKGWL; via the coding sequence ATGAATCCCTTCACATTGCAAGGCAAAGCAATTCCAAGTTCTGTCAGGGAGAATACTATTAAAAGCTGGTTGGAAGGGGAAGGACCATCACAAATAGGAAAAGAGCTAAGACTACGGAAACAAACCATTGTCAACATTGTCGATAACTTCGTTCGCAGAGGAAATGCTGAGGCTGAAAGAGGAGGAAATAAAACCCGCTTAGCACGCACTGACGATGTTAATATTTATGTTGAGTACTGTAAAAAATCAAAGCCCAGCATTTATAGTAATGAGATTCAAAGCAAATTGGTGGAAAACAAAGTATGTTTGCCTGAAAATGTCCCGTCACGTTCTTCGATTAGCCGAAGCTTAATACAAGATCTGGGTTATTCTTTCAAGAAAGATAGCGTAATTCCGCAAGAATCACTAGCACCTGAAATAGAAAACAGACTTATTCAATATTTAACTGTTTGTTCGGCTATTGATCCAAGAACAATGCACTTTTTTGATGAGTGTTCAGTGGTAAAGACGACTGGAAATAGAAGTTTCGGACATTCAAGAATCGGTCACCGAGCTTTGGAGGTTCAGCGGTATGCAAGCAATGCTACCTTTACCGTAAATCTTCTGCATAATATGTATGGAGTTGGACACGTCAACTTGTTACCTGGGCCTTCTAATGGACTTGAACTTCTTCATTTCTTCGCAGAAGCATTACAAGAAGAAGATATTTTTGGAAACCCGCTTCTAAAAGTTGGCGATACAGTCATTTTAGATAACTGCGGTTTTCACCACGCCAGACATGTGGAACCAGTGTTAAGAAATATGCTGGCAGCCCGTGGAATTGCCTTGATTTATCAACCACCTTACCATCCCCAATATAATACCTGTGAACACTGCTTCAGAGTGTTGAAGGGATGGCTTTGA